The Novosphingobium aromaticivorans DSM 12444 genome segment CACCCGCCCGGAGGCGACCGTTTCGACCGAAGCCATCGTTCGGCGCCCTCAGTGGGCCAGCATGCCGGCATCGACCAGATGCTCTGAGCCGGTGATGTAGGAGGACTCGTCCGAGGCCAGAAAGAGCACGAGGTTCGAAACCTCGGACGGATCGGCGATGCGGCCCAGGGGGATCTGTGCGAGCGCTTCGCCGCCTACCTCGTCGGTTGCCTCGACCATCATGGGGGTCTGGATGAAGCCCGGGTGCACCGAGTTGACGCGGATGTTGTGCTTGCCGAACTCGACCGCAGTTGCCTTGGTCATGCCGCGGACCGCAAACTTGCTGGCAACATAGGCGAGGCTTGGGAAGCCGTAGTTTGCGGCCATGCCGGCGATCGAGGAGATGTTCACGATGGAACCCCTGCGGGCCTTTACCATCACGGGCAGGACGGCGCGCATGCCGAAGAAGACCGAGTCCTGGTTTACCGCGCAGACCTTGCGATATCCTTCGTCGTCGAGGCTGTCCGTCGGCGCCATGGGGCCAAGGATGCCCGCGTTGTTGACGAGGATATCGATCGTCCCAAACTCTCGAACTGCGGTTTCGACGACGGCATTCCAGGATTGTGGGTCCGTGACGTCCTGCTTCAGGAACACTGCGTTGTCGCCCAGTTCTGCGACGAGGGCCTTTCCGGCCTCCTCGCTGAGATCGGTCAGCACGACCCGG includes the following:
- a CDS encoding SDR family NAD(P)-dependent oxidoreductase codes for the protein MGRLNGKVAIITGAARGMGESHARTFVREGARVVLTDLSEEAGKALVAELGDNAVFLKQDVTDPQSWNAVVETAVREFGTIDILVNNAGILGPMAPTDSLDDEGYRKVCAVNQDSVFFGMRAVLPVMVKARRGSIVNISSIAGMAANYGFPSLAYVASKFAVRGMTKATAVEFGKHNIRVNSVHPGFIQTPMMVEATDEVGGEALAQIPLGRIADPSEVSNLVLFLASDESSYITGSEHLVDAGMLAH